The Brachyhypopomus gauderio isolate BG-103 chromosome 1, BGAUD_0.2, whole genome shotgun sequence genome includes the window gcaagctgaaaacagtgggcacccctggtataGATGATATAAATGACTGATTTGTATTTAATTGAGTGTTAAATAGGTTATTCAGGGCCCATTAAGCTTGCTGCGGTGTGCTGGAGTTTGTAAGGTTATTATTATAGTGTATTACTAGTATTTGACTGTATCATACGGAAATACACTCCAGTTCTAAGTAAATTGGTGAATTTGAGTTCACAGCTAGTAAACACATTGTGAATGACACCAGAGATGACgcctccatctgtgtgtgtgattattgtCAGTACATTTCCCCAGACTCTCAGATTCTAGGTAACCTGATGGTTAATGATCCGGTGTGTGATGTTTCAGTATTGCAGAGATCCAGAATGATGTGGAGTACAGAATCCCCTTCACCGTCAACAATTCAACCATCAGCGTCAACATGTGAGTGGGACCAGGCCACATACGTCCTTTAAAAacaccctgctgtgtgtgtgtgtgtgtgtgtgtgtgtgtgtgtgtgtgggggggggggggggggggtatttgaTGGAAGGTAGCCTAGAATGAGTGCAGCGTGACTGTGTCTAACAGAATTGTGTGTAAGTCTTGGCGTAGATGTATTGGAATGATACATGACAGAGTTTGtaactggtgtttgtgttttatgttcctGACCCGTCCACACAGTTTGCTTCCCCCGCAGTTCCCTCAGGAGAAGCCCGTGGTTACCGTGTATCCTCCGGTCGGACATCATTTGGTGGACAGTAACAATGGCACTGTGGTAACCAGCCCCCTCGTGACCAACGTAAGCCTGTCACACTTTTGGCTTTTCCATCATATGAAATGCTCATGCAAAAAGCAAATTGGGGGGAGGTGTTGTGGCACTGTGTGTGCACGTGGAATTAGTGTCCTAGTATCTCCCTGCTCTGCTCAGTTTGGCATGCACTCGGACCTGGGGAAGGTTGTCCAGGGCTTGCTGGATGAGTTCTGGAAGAGTCCACCTGTCGTGCGTCCAGGAGCTCCGGGTTTTCCCTTGTGAGTAGGCGCAGGCTTCTAACCCTGTGGGCACCTTTATGTGACATCACTTGTTCTTATACACCGAGGCAGACCTGTTTAAAATGTGGTATGTAATCTCTGAAACAGGCCATTAGGTGTCAGTATAATGAAAATCATTGGAAGAATAACTTCTTGCTTCTTTAAAACTAAACTAATCTTTAGTTAGCTGCCACCTCTCCTGCCATCTGTGGTCTGTTGTTTGCACACAGTTCAATATGACATTTCTGATCATAACAAAGATATTAATAACCTGGCTTTGGTCTAGAGGTTATTTTTGGTCAGAGCTAGCTGCACGAGGACATAAAAGTTCCCAGCCATAACGTCCCATTTTGCGGATTCTTaccccatttctctctctcttctcgttTCTTTCTAGCATGTATAAGCCGACTGCGATGCCCCCCTATTCGACCCAGAGCTTCCATTTTGTCCCCGCCTTTCCCACACAGGACAGCCAGCGGTCTGTGGTGGCcgccccagccccgcccccaggggTGGAGCTGCAGCAGGCCCCACCCCGCCCACCTGCACCAACTTATGGGCTCATCACAGACCTTCCGCTGCCCGTACCCACTGCTGACTCGCAGGTGCAAAGATTCTTGTTGTTGTGGCATTTTTTGCCTAAACAGAGGCAGGTGTATATCAGGTCTGGAAATCCAGCTTAATATAATTCAGTGTAGTACAAACTAAAAAGGAAACCGCAGCACAACGCAGTGTGATGTTTACATGGTTCAGTTTATCAGCGTTAAGTCCCTGGCAAACATCCTTGCTGTGTGTCAGAAGGTCGTAGTATCCGGTGACTGTGAAAAGGGAGACGTCTAGGACCAAAGATGAGCTCGTGGAAGGGGACGAGGTTTGGTAAAGCGGATCTGTAGTGTCTCTGAGGAGACTTCTGCCCCTCCTCTCTTAAACACGGCTGAGAAAGTCTCTGTCTGTCCACATCTGCCATCCAAAACTGGCCTAAAATCCCAACCATTAGGACAAGTCACACAGAGagagtgcgcgcacacacacacacacacccgtgttTCTTGCTGCTTGGAtgactcgggggggggggggggggggggggggttgtgtgaggTGGAGTTGTGTGTGCTAGCAGTCATAGACTTGCGTGTGTAGACTTCTGGCTTTGAAAAGTTCGACCTTCTGACTAGCAGTGGACTGTGTTGACCTCACCGTGTCATGTTCATGGGGCAGCTAATGTGTTGTAAGCTCTCATCATGCGCTGtgtggtctggtggtagggccGTAGAACGAGGTCAGAAGTCATGTCGGGAGATCCATCTGATCCTGATTTAGGAGTAGCTATTGTGACCAAAAGGTCCGTGTGACGTGGGTAAATCCTGACATGTATCCTCCTGATGAGGATCATCTTTGTGTCACGTGACTGTCCTGATTTATCCAAGCGGAGAACATGGGGAACGTCTAAGACTGCTCCGCGTATTATAGGGGGATATACATCTAAATGAAAGAAGAGATTAATAAACTTGACCAGCGATTGTGTGCCGCTTTGAACAATCTTGCACTGTTTACAGGCTGGACTCAACGGACACATCTACAAAATGCCTGAAATCCCCGAATCATTTCCAGAACTTTCTGAAATGAGGTAAGATGGACAGGGCTCACCAGCAcctaaaagtgtgtgtgtgtgtgtgtgtgtgtgcgtgcacatttTGTTTTGGCAGTGTTAAGTAAACATCCATGCTCattaaatggtgtgtgtgtgtgtgtgtgtgtgtgtggccctctCCACAGTGCGTCTCAGCTGAAGGAACTGACGGAGAAGGACGAGGTGCTGTTGGAATTGTTTGCGTGTCTGCCCCAGCTCAAGCAGGTCTCCTCTGATAAAGAAGACCTGGTGGAGAGCATCGTTGTCATGGCGAGTAAGTTAAAGGGGCGGAGACTGTGCAATATGGAGTGTTGAATCCTCCCCTACACAATGCCTTAGAGTGCCTCATAGCGCCACCTTGTGTCAAACCATCAACCTGCTGCAGTTTATGAAACATCTGTTCAgactagggatgtcccgatccagctttttgaacttccgatccgataccgatatttatttgcacttcagATACCGATATtggccgataccggcctatccgagcatgtattaaagtttaaagttatttagccaacttacacagaacagaatcctttgcactttccaaatcgttatgtttattacatttaccgaagcgcagacagcgcacataaaacacgtttacatagaacatgtgtgactcaaacaacgacgagcactggacgctgcgcgaacgcacattaagtagacaaaccacacaaaccccacgtgatgacgagacgagccacaggtgaggattatcacaagacgcaaccgcacccacggagatacacagacgcagagtagacgcagacaacgttaacacacgcccaacagggaggggtcggggaccgtaacgtgagagttctttTCTTATAATCTCaccttaaagaaaaatacacgtttacattttatactttcagtttattaagtgtgagcacttttaaaataaaaatgcatttggtagcaacagcttttgggtgacttcttaattatttcaatcataataataatgcactggttagtgtcccagtaggagtccactgttgcagatatagacacctcaaagatgtcctctgtttattgtcctggattacctttcttgaaggtagatttatgattacccttttcaccagccatcagtaactaccaactaccagtaactatttgctgattaatattgatataatactagttttaacatgttgcttctgtacatagtcaggaaacagctcaaataaatacatttttaataacactaaaccccgaattggatcgaatcggatcgaatcgattaaatcggattaaattgaaataaatcgattcctaatcttcagaatcggatcgattcttggaatttgaatcgatacccagccctaattaggtgtgtttgaataatacacaatggttggtaaggagaaactgacctgtttatttagcaattaataaactcaaaatagacaaaataataaataacaaacagaaatggcatcagtaaaccaaggcttaaaaagccataagtgcaaataatattgtaaattgtatttaaaaagcaaaacacacaacctgagtagaaaatagtctattaCCAGCATCAGTACTCTTGAGTGCTGTactcatcagtgctcttgaacaagtgtaaaccaaagcttaaaaaaatatCAATGCAAATATCGTAAACTATTTAAAAGcagtttctgccagtgttagttgtgtaggacctttctttttgtcttcggttttctttagaaactcttcatgttgtttgtggtggtatttggctaaatgcttgattagattggttgtattaaaggttcttacagctttaccactacgcttgactttactgtggcatatgttgcactctacctcttcgtctttgacgtcctttaaggtaaaataatcccacacaactgacatttttaccgataacttcaaatttacatggccgtcttaatggttaggagatgctattctcgtgtgctgaaggtgtgctggaaaatgcggaccagattttactctcactggcgaaaacagcaaaaactggaatggattatctaaatggggaAAACCTGGATCGgactttcaaaaaaaaaatggaTCGGTAGTCTGGATCtgcattttctcgtgcctgccgaaccgatacacattttttgcaaatatcggcagcctatccgatccaaatatcggattgGGACAAGCCTAGTTCAGACTGCAGGGCTGTATCTCCTACACGGAGAACTCTCTTTCTTGGTTACCACGTCTCACTGGGTCCAGGCACGAGGTTGCAGAATATAAGACagatgtggtgtgtgggggAACAGGactcagagagacagaagagacgTTTTCTGTTGTCATGCTGCTTGATGATACACAGTATAGTTGTATACAGTTATATATTTAgatatatttatgtttatttttatatatttagatatatttatatgtttatttttatatatttagatatatttatatgtttatttttatatatttagataTATTTATATGTTTACTTGTCAACTGATTTTTCTGTGCAGAAAAGAACCTGCAGCTCGAGCCTCAGTTGGAGGGAAAAAGACAAGAGATGCTGTTTAAGGTACATACACatacttaacacacacacactcatacacacacactcaacactaacacacacacacttaacacatgctcacacttaacacagacacaactacacttaacatacacacgcacacttacatgcacaccaacacatgcactcatacacacacaagaatacacaaccacacacactaacaaccACACGAGACAGGAGATGCTGTTTATggtacacacactaacacaaccacacacacactgtctcatgCACGTTTACTAATGTACAAACAATCTCACACTCATACGTTTCAtcgttgtgtgcgtgtgtgtccatgtgtgcagTACGAGCAGCTGATCCAGATGAAATCAGCTTTCCAGACCAAAATGCAGAGACAACATGAACTTGGTGAGGTATGGTTGATCCACCACAACCCCGCCCACCACCATCAACCCCCGCCCACCACCATCAACCCCCCGcccaccaccacaaccctgcccactctcacaccaccgaccttccaccacaaccccgCCCACTATCAGTTATAATCTAGATGAcaaatttataataataatacttaaatggCGGTTATAGACCAAATGTACATGATGAGATGATGTAGACATAACGTAATTCCACACAGGAGAGCAAACCTGTCAGATTTCTGACATGGATCAGGTTCATTTCTCAAGGGGCAGTAAAGAGGTTATTTTGTGTAAACACACTAGAGCCTATGTATAAGTGTAAAAGTTCCTGCCCCAGTGGCGGTACACCTGGGATATAAACTAGTCCATACGTCTTTATGAAACTGCCCCTTACGCCATTCAAATTTGTTAAGAGGACAGAGATTCACTGGACAACAAAACATGCATTCTTTAAATCAATGCTTTTAAATCAGACTAGCAACAAGTCTGTCTCTGTCAGTCGTAGCTCTGCTGTGTTTAGAAGGGACTTAATTAAATGTCTGAATTGGAGATATGTgaaaatttgactttgacaaatTATATTTCACCATGACTTCAAGGATGGACATCAAAACTCCGTCCGAAAACAAACAGGGTTCATACGGGTGctacaggtttgaaaagtgctgagtgcttgaaaatgcgtgaaattgtaacttcatttagTGTTTCATCAAATAGCTACTGAATGAATAGTTCACTTCTTTGTTACATATACAAGCGAGAAAGGTCCCCCCAGAGCTGAGAGCCCTAATCAGACCAAATGGGGCAGCAGTGTTGGCACGTTGTTTGACCGTGTCATGTGACCGCGGCACGTGACTGTCTCACGTGACTGTCTCGCTGGGCCGGTGCAGATTCAacagcctctctctccctccacagaACTGCAGCCCGAGTGCCCTGCAGGCCAGGTTGAAGGTGGCAGCCCATCAGGCcgaggaggagtcggaggagaCGGCTGAGAGCTTCTTGGAAGGCAAGACGGAGATCGACGACTTCCTCGCCAGCTTCATGGAGAAGAGAACGGTAAGCGCGCTGTGCACGGAACGTTATCCAAATGTATCGCTTGCAATGCCGTTTTAAAGGAgtgttgacctttgacctctgacccgTGCCGCGTCCT containing:
- the vps37a gene encoding vacuolar protein sorting-associated protein 37A; this encodes MNWIFPLSKGPGAAPPLNSLQKQRRRQVESLKAAHSSIAEIQNDVEYRIPFTVNNSTISVNILLPPQFPQEKPVVTVYPPVGHHLVDSNNGTVVTSPLVTNFGMHSDLGKVVQGLLDEFWKSPPVVRPGAPGFPFMYKPTAMPPYSTQSFHFVPAFPTQDSQRSVVAAPAPPPGVELQQAPPRPPAPTYGLITDLPLPVPTADSQAGLNGHIYKMPEIPESFPELSEMSASQLKELTEKDEVLLELFACLPQLKQVSSDKEDLVESIVVMAKKNLQLEPQLEGKRQEMLFKYEQLIQMKSAFQTKMQRQHELGENCSPSALQARLKVAAHQAEEESEETAESFLEGKTEIDDFLASFMEKRTLCHSRRAKEEKLQQAISTHGPFPPAH